In the genome of Bremerella sp. JC817, one region contains:
- a CDS encoding transposase: MKRSSAHRKQVKHYEGTGHLHELTFSTYRRLPLLTSDPWRRIVAAKLDSGSELAGFHLFAFVFMPEHVHLLVGPTESSATVSKLLAWTKRQSSVEIKQLLLQHQSPLLAKLTIQQRPGQQTFRFWQEGGGFDRNLYSPEAIAASIEYIHNNPVKRGLCRHSTDWKWSSAKFYEERTTRPEWPRLTLPDPSWLNGFGVQKENS, translated from the coding sequence ATGAAACGTTCATCCGCCCATCGGAAACAGGTCAAGCACTACGAAGGGACAGGTCACCTGCATGAGTTGACCTTTTCCACCTATCGCCGGCTTCCTTTGCTGACGAGTGATCCCTGGCGAAGGATCGTGGCGGCAAAACTCGATTCCGGCAGCGAATTGGCTGGGTTTCACTTGTTTGCATTCGTGTTCATGCCTGAGCATGTTCACTTGCTGGTTGGCCCGACCGAATCCTCGGCAACCGTCAGCAAGCTACTGGCCTGGACCAAACGGCAGTCGTCGGTAGAGATCAAGCAACTACTGCTCCAACACCAGTCCCCACTCCTAGCGAAGTTAACCATCCAACAGCGCCCAGGCCAACAGACCTTCCGATTCTGGCAAGAGGGAGGCGGCTTCGACCGAAACCTGTACAGCCCCGAAGCCATTGCCGCCAGCATCGAGTACATTCATAACAATCCTGTCAAACGAGGACTTTGCCGACATTCAACCGATTGGAAATGGTCCAGTGCCAAGTTCTACGAAGAGAGAACCACAAGGCCAGAATGGCCGAGATTGACACTACCGGATCCAAGTTGGTTGAACGGTTTCGGAGTTCAGAAGGAAAACAGTTGA